The following proteins are co-located in the Desulfonatronum thiodismutans genome:
- a CDS encoding glutamine synthetase family protein, translating into MKTIRDHDIHFIRFEQADLHGISRSKTVPIGNFLNYLEDGLNFYGGLLGLDVQSLVPSGTGCAEEVCFADHLTVPDLSTFTVLPWVPNTANITVDPFWYDGSPSMASPRLLLKKIINDFDEMGYVCRLGYEFEFYVLHKDTRTPVYQGQPIFVTLKNNFDIAYTYDLMRKMDAAGVRIITQNSEHGPGQQEINLYYKDGLEAADTAFLFKTGLKEISLQHGYIATYMTKPFIDSSASGSHFHISLIDKRTGRNVFEAPDEQYGLSDVAKNFLAGLLKHAKANSIFTAPTINCYKRYRVNSFAPHSATWGMENRTVGIRVKGCRGQSTHLENRLACGGTNPYLLALCTLAAGLEGIKSSPDLPEPVMDIAYDRNDVPKLPFSLDESIQAFENDTDLHCVLDPEFIKLVLAVKKFEVQTAKAQFDDYGTPNFNNRVDPWEWDYFMEFI; encoded by the coding sequence ATGAAAACTATTCGAGACCATGATATCCACTTCATTCGCTTCGAACAGGCCGACCTTCACGGGATATCCAGAAGCAAAACCGTTCCCATCGGTAATTTCCTGAATTATTTGGAAGACGGCCTGAATTTTTACGGTGGGCTTCTGGGACTTGACGTGCAGTCGCTCGTACCCAGCGGGACCGGTTGCGCGGAAGAGGTTTGCTTCGCGGACCATCTCACTGTCCCGGACTTATCGACTTTCACGGTCCTGCCCTGGGTTCCAAACACGGCCAACATCACCGTGGACCCGTTCTGGTACGATGGTTCGCCGTCCATGGCTTCTCCACGCTTGCTGCTCAAAAAGATCATCAACGACTTCGATGAAATGGGGTACGTCTGTCGACTCGGCTATGAATTCGAGTTTTATGTCCTACACAAGGACACAAGGACGCCGGTTTACCAGGGTCAACCGATTTTCGTGACTCTGAAAAACAATTTCGACATTGCTTACACCTATGATCTGATGCGCAAGATGGACGCGGCCGGTGTGCGGATCATCACTCAGAATTCCGAACACGGACCGGGACAACAGGAAATCAACCTTTACTACAAGGACGGTCTGGAGGCCGCTGACACGGCGTTTCTCTTCAAGACGGGCCTCAAGGAGATTTCGCTTCAGCACGGTTACATCGCGACATACATGACCAAACCATTCATCGATTCCAGCGCCTCCGGTTCGCACTTCCACATCAGTCTCATCGACAAGCGGACCGGGAGAAATGTCTTTGAAGCTCCGGATGAACAGTATGGGTTGTCCGACGTGGCCAAGAATTTTTTGGCCGGCCTCCTCAAGCACGCCAAGGCCAATTCCATTTTCACGGCCCCGACCATCAACTGCTACAAGCGGTATCGCGTCAACTCCTTTGCTCCGCATAGCGCGACATGGGGCATGGAAAACCGAACCGTGGGCATTCGCGTCAAGGGATGCCGCGGACAAAGCACCCACTTGGAAAACCGGCTCGCCTGCGGCGGAACCAACCCCTACCTCCTTGCCCTTTGCACCCTTGCCGCCGGATTGGAAGGCATCAAATCCTCTCCGGACCTGCCCGAACCAGTGATGGACATTGCTTACGACCGAAACGACGTTCCCAAGCTTCCATTCAGCCTGGACGAGTCGATCCAGGCATTTGAAAACGACACCGACCTGCATTGCGTCCTTGATCCGGAATTCATCAAACTCGTCCTGGCGGTCAAAAAGTTCGAGGTCCAAACCGCCAAGGCCCAATTCGACGACTACGGGACGCCAAACTTCAACAACCGCGTCGATCCCTGGGAATGGGACTATTTCATGGAATTCATCTAG
- a CDS encoding acyl-CoA--6-aminopenicillanic acid acyl-transferase → MITPHIPVLELSGSPYEIGHAHGSSLKTEIRAFAGTIANVHDVNNPWFNIEHERLSTFAMRNIGFLERFSSDLVQEMRGIADGAGIDFEAVLLLNTFLELEDLRAPTLGGTLLANRLWGCTTFNVSGRDGREGRSFLGQTYDMERYYRDFLCLLRVKPASGPEMLIVTLAGILGLVGLNSAGICAVINKIVATDARPGVIYPFVMRGVLGSERIGDALGNVIFSPRASGLNYQLSSPDAAFCVETSATRYEILSMDGSLAHTNHYVGSTMRQFETPNWLSHGGSMVRKQVADNFLRRSSGNLDPERLKELTRDHTNYPRSICAHGFQDESSEVAFETIFAMIMDPVERHMDLCVGNPCQNHYIRHSLQAKSSDMAE, encoded by the coding sequence ATGATTACACCGCATATCCCTGTCCTGGAACTTTCCGGCTCTCCTTATGAAATCGGCCATGCGCACGGCTCCAGCCTGAAAACCGAAATCCGGGCTTTCGCGGGAACCATCGCCAACGTCCATGACGTCAACAATCCTTGGTTCAACATCGAACACGAACGACTTTCGACCTTCGCCATGCGGAACATCGGTTTTCTGGAGCGGTTCTCTTCGGACCTTGTCCAGGAAATGCGGGGGATCGCCGACGGAGCGGGCATCGACTTTGAGGCGGTGCTTCTGCTGAACACCTTCCTGGAACTGGAAGACCTGCGAGCGCCCACTCTGGGAGGAACCCTTCTCGCCAACCGACTCTGGGGCTGCACGACATTCAACGTCTCCGGCCGGGACGGACGGGAAGGCAGATCGTTTTTGGGCCAGACCTACGACATGGAGCGTTATTATCGCGATTTTTTGTGCCTTCTTCGCGTCAAGCCGGCTTCGGGGCCGGAAATGTTGATCGTCACTCTGGCGGGAATCCTCGGGCTCGTCGGACTGAACAGCGCCGGAATCTGCGCCGTCATCAACAAGATCGTGGCCACGGACGCGCGCCCGGGGGTGATTTATCCCTTTGTCATGCGAGGCGTTCTGGGCTCTGAACGTATCGGAGACGCCTTGGGCAACGTCATTTTTTCACCCAGAGCCAGTGGATTGAATTACCAACTCTCCTCTCCGGACGCGGCATTTTGCGTGGAAACCTCGGCCACCCGATACGAAATTCTGTCCATGGACGGTTCGCTGGCCCATACGAACCACTACGTGGGCTCGACCATGCGGCAATTTGAGACGCCGAACTGGCTCAGCCACGGCGGCAGCATGGTCCGCAAACAGGTCGCTGACAACTTTCTGCGTCGCAGCAGTGGAAACCTGGACCCGGAGCGGCTGAAGGAATTGACTCGCGATCACACCAATTACCCCAGGAGCATCTGCGCCCACGGCTTCCAGGACGAGTCCTCGGAGGTCGCATTTGAGACCATTTTCGCGATGATCATGGACCCGGTCGAGCGCCACATGGACCTGTGCGTCGGAAACCCATGTCAAAATCACTATATTCGCCATTCGCTTCAAGCCAAGTCGTCAGACATGGCGGAGTGA
- a CDS encoding ABC transporter substrate-binding protein: protein MRQHDQGKVQTTLRRFDEGKLSRRKFLRDMSILGVSAFVANAVSLSPLGAVKAFAAIHGAEERAWDLAKAAAAKAEKKTLTLLIPTGSIGNMTPYVEKWKNELGITLEFIEEPDEVVHTKGMQEAVARTGTYDVMMPTAMSYPDWIDAGVIYDLTEWTEQHDPELFHPEWGVVFPASHHAQLYNGRVAGLLNDGDQITLLCRSDHLDNPDKAKTFEDAHGYKLDVPHTWKEYYNLAKFMHNPSEGFYGSLEYRSPYYVKWMFMQRLISKGRLYFDNELNPTFNSDEGIAALEDMLAMNEFLHPDAFSFTWSSNYNAFGRGEGFMNIVWPSGYKYSKAPSTGPATTGKIRATVMPADTLADGTLLYAGLFCWGYGYAVSRYSANPELAYAYAQWMTSPTISADAIPYLGGYSDPYRRNHMLAPTQRLVDTYSVEYLQTLYDNMVNTVPDFCLPGGFEYQDALDREVNACMTGSKRPKQALDDAARAFERITRRVGREKVLKSWLALSKNLADPIRKASGADKW, encoded by the coding sequence ATGCGACAACACGATCAGGGAAAGGTCCAGACAACGTTACGACGCTTTGATGAAGGCAAACTAAGCCGTCGCAAGTTTTTGCGCGATATGTCGATCCTCGGGGTGTCGGCGTTCGTGGCCAATGCCGTCAGTCTGTCACCTCTCGGCGCGGTCAAGGCGTTCGCCGCGATCCACGGCGCCGAGGAACGCGCCTGGGATCTGGCCAAGGCGGCCGCGGCCAAGGCGGAAAAGAAGACTCTGACTCTGCTCATTCCCACGGGGTCCATCGGCAACATGACCCCCTATGTGGAGAAATGGAAGAACGAACTCGGCATCACTCTGGAATTCATCGAGGAACCGGATGAAGTCGTACATACCAAGGGCATGCAGGAAGCGGTCGCCAGGACCGGGACCTACGACGTAATGATGCCCACTGCCATGTCGTATCCGGACTGGATCGACGCTGGAGTGATTTACGACCTGACTGAGTGGACAGAACAGCATGATCCGGAACTGTTTCATCCGGAGTGGGGGGTCGTCTTTCCCGCCAGCCACCATGCGCAGCTCTACAACGGACGTGTTGCCGGACTGCTGAACGACGGCGATCAGATCACCCTGCTCTGTCGTTCGGATCATCTCGACAATCCCGACAAGGCCAAGACCTTCGAGGACGCCCATGGGTACAAACTGGACGTGCCGCATACCTGGAAGGAATATTACAATCTGGCAAAATTCATGCACAACCCTTCCGAAGGGTTCTACGGCAGCTTGGAGTACAGATCCCCGTACTACGTCAAATGGATGTTCATGCAGCGGCTCATTTCCAAGGGGCGCCTCTATTTTGACAATGAGCTGAACCCGACCTTCAACTCCGACGAAGGCATCGCCGCTCTGGAAGACATGCTGGCCATGAACGAATTTCTGCATCCGGACGCATTCAGCTTCACCTGGTCTTCGAACTACAACGCCTTTGGACGGGGCGAGGGATTCATGAACATCGTCTGGCCATCCGGATACAAATATTCCAAGGCTCCCTCCACCGGCCCGGCCACCACCGGAAAAATCAGAGCCACGGTCATGCCGGCGGACACTCTGGCCGACGGAACACTTCTTTACGCCGGCCTGTTCTGCTGGGGATACGGGTACGCGGTCTCGAGGTATTCCGCCAATCCCGAGCTGGCCTATGCCTACGCACAATGGATGACTTCCCCGACCATCTCCGCGGACGCCATCCCCTATCTTGGCGGCTACTCGGATCCTTACCGAAGGAACCACATGCTCGCTCCCACCCAAAGGCTCGTCGACACCTACTCCGTGGAGTACCTACAGACCTTGTACGACAACATGGTCAACACCGTTCCGGATTTTTGCCTTCCTGGCGGTTTTGAATACCAGGACGCCCTGGACAGGGAGGTCAATGCCTGCATGACCGGCTCAAAGCGCCCCAAACAGGCCCTGGATGACGCGGCCAGAGCCTTCGAGCGGATTACCCGGCGGGTTGGGAGAGAAAAGGTGCTCAAATCCTGGCTGGCACTGAGCAAGAATCTGGCCGACCCCATTCGCAAGGCCAGCGGCGCGGACAAATGGTAA
- a CDS encoding carbohydrate ABC transporter permease, with product MKTEVAPEIQTTMQREVIPATKAHRNKNGRGVSRYMTVPGLLVSLFVLVIPLLVALYMSFTDWSPTRGTLLDANLIGFENYSELLFWDNRFLHAVVRTLLISGTCLVLEFSLGLGLAVLFLREFRGKSVLFSAFLTPMMVLPVVVGYIFWMLFQSNGPVNQLLEIMFGAEAAVLWFRSPSHAVAAVIITEVWHWTPLFFLILLSGLKSIPENPVRAAIILGASPRQVFWRVVMPMLKPVIIVAFIIRAMEVIKLFDEVFMLTRGGPGSSTETISLYIYKLAFNDFQLAYAAAAAFLVLIGSLTLIHLMLLPVRDRLLEGNR from the coding sequence ATGAAGACTGAAGTAGCCCCGGAAATCCAGACGACCATGCAACGGGAAGTCATCCCCGCGACCAAGGCGCACAGGAACAAAAACGGACGAGGCGTTTCCCGGTATATGACCGTGCCCGGGCTGCTCGTCTCGCTTTTCGTGCTCGTTATTCCCTTGCTGGTCGCGTTGTATATGAGCTTCACCGACTGGTCCCCGACACGCGGAACCTTGCTGGACGCCAATTTGATCGGGTTCGAGAATTATAGTGAATTGCTGTTTTGGGACAACCGCTTTCTTCATGCCGTTGTTCGGACACTGCTGATTTCCGGCACCTGTCTGGTGTTGGAATTTTCCCTGGGACTCGGCCTCGCCGTCTTGTTCCTGCGCGAGTTTCGAGGAAAGTCGGTACTGTTCTCGGCATTCCTGACTCCGATGATGGTCCTTCCAGTGGTGGTCGGCTATATTTTCTGGATGCTGTTTCAATCCAACGGTCCGGTTAATCAACTCCTGGAAATCATGTTCGGTGCCGAAGCAGCGGTTCTGTGGTTTCGCAGTCCGAGTCACGCCGTGGCCGCCGTGATCATCACCGAGGTCTGGCACTGGACACCTCTGTTTTTCCTGATCCTGCTTTCCGGCCTGAAATCCATCCCCGAAAATCCGGTTCGGGCTGCGATCATTCTTGGCGCAAGCCCTCGCCAGGTTTTCTGGAGGGTGGTCATGCCGATGCTCAAGCCCGTGATCATCGTGGCTTTCATTATCCGGGCCATGGAAGTGATCAAGCTTTTCGACGAAGTGTTCATGTTGACCAGAGGTGGTCCCGGCTCTTCGACGGAAACCATCAGCCTCTACATCTACAAACTCGCTTTCAATGATTTCCAACTGGCATACGCGGCGGCGGCGGCCTTTCTCGTCCTGATCGGCTCGTTAACGCTGATCCACCTCATGCTCTTGCCGGTGCGGGATCGACTTTTGGAGGGCAATCGATGA
- a CDS encoding carbohydrate ABC transporter permease — protein MTEPKKLTTIQAIILFIALILTLFPIFWIVMTAIKPPTDWNASPAIWIPSEPTLVNFMTLFDPDAIRAYGVGGVSQAATSAVIGSIIASVTATIFSVAIGLFSAIGISRYAKNSKWTPLVILSGRMFLPAAIAVPFVIIFSNIGLTDTYTGLIAIYVAITLPFSTWMLKSFVDDLPREIEEAAMIDGRSRLMAHITVTIPLIKGGLFATTMFIFILNWSEFLFALVLSYSNINTIPVQLAKYVTATAGTLYGVQAALAVLAMLPLIVVGYYIQSHLARGMTFGAIKQ, from the coding sequence ATGACGGAACCCAAAAAGCTGACCACGATCCAGGCGATAATTCTGTTTATCGCCCTGATCCTGACCCTTTTCCCAATATTCTGGATCGTCATGACGGCCATCAAGCCTCCGACGGACTGGAACGCGTCACCGGCCATCTGGATCCCCTCGGAGCCCACGCTGGTCAACTTCATGACCTTGTTTGATCCGGACGCGATTCGTGCCTACGGGGTCGGAGGGGTCAGCCAAGCGGCGACGAGCGCGGTCATCGGCTCGATCATCGCCTCGGTGACCGCGACCATCTTCTCAGTTGCCATCGGCCTTTTTTCGGCCATCGGCATCTCCCGGTACGCGAAGAACAGCAAGTGGACCCCCCTGGTCATTCTTTCCGGGAGAATGTTCCTGCCAGCGGCCATAGCAGTACCCTTCGTGATTATTTTTTCAAATATCGGCCTGACGGACACCTACACCGGACTGATCGCCATCTACGTGGCGATCACCCTGCCTTTTTCAACGTGGATGCTGAAGAGCTTCGTGGACGACCTCCCGAGAGAAATCGAGGAAGCGGCCATGATCGACGGCAGATCCAGACTGATGGCGCATATCACCGTGACCATCCCCTTGATCAAGGGCGGCCTGTTCGCAACGACCATGTTTATCTTCATTTTGAATTGGTCCGAGTTTCTCTTCGCCCTGGTGCTGTCCTACAGCAACATCAACACCATTCCCGTGCAACTGGCCAAGTACGTCACGGCCACCGCGGGCACACTGTACGGCGTTCAGGCGGCGCTGGCCGTCCTGGCCATGCTGCCTCTGATTGTCGTCGGCTACTATATTCAGTCTCATCTTGCACGGGGCATGACCTTCGGAGCGATCAAACAATGA
- a CDS encoding ABC transporter ATP-binding protein, translating into MSKPKLELVALRKEYDDGAVVAVDDIDLTIASGETIALLGSSGCGKSTTLNMIVGLEQPTSGDIHVDGRSVVKVPAGKRNIGLVFQDYAVFTSMTVYKNLAFGLEVRKKPRHEVHKAVHEVAELLGLKDRLKISARELGGSELQRVAIGRTLVTKPDILLLDEPLSNLEAESRLAMRRELRRLQREIGLTIIYVTHDQIEALSLADRIAVMNAGKIVQVERTPEICRRPGHVFVAGFLGSPPMNLFQGRFKSHGERTYFEHDDFSLNLSAAWDHASMPTGWIVLGAPPESLRLVPPGTGDVPGVISRVEPRGPERVVTVAVGGQAVNLLTRAAGPQPLVGDSVGIAFDPEVFHVFDADSNLRTDLTETKVEHGEPAY; encoded by the coding sequence ATGAGCAAGCCGAAACTGGAACTCGTCGCCCTGCGGAAGGAGTACGACGATGGGGCGGTCGTCGCTGTGGACGACATCGACCTGACCATTGCCTCGGGGGAAACCATCGCCCTGCTTGGCTCGTCCGGATGCGGAAAATCCACGACCCTGAACATGATCGTCGGGCTGGAGCAGCCCACATCCGGAGATATTCACGTCGATGGGCGGTCCGTCGTGAAGGTGCCGGCTGGAAAGCGAAACATCGGTTTGGTCTTCCAGGACTATGCCGTGTTCACCTCCATGACGGTCTACAAAAATCTTGCTTTTGGCCTGGAAGTCCGGAAAAAGCCGCGACACGAGGTTCACAAGGCCGTCCACGAAGTAGCGGAACTCCTGGGGCTCAAGGATCGGTTGAAAATATCCGCCAGGGAACTAGGCGGGTCAGAACTGCAACGAGTGGCCATCGGGCGAACCCTGGTCACGAAACCGGACATTCTTCTCCTTGACGAGCCCCTCTCAAACCTCGAGGCGGAGTCCCGCCTGGCCATGCGGAGGGAACTGCGCCGGTTGCAGCGCGAGATCGGGCTGACCATTATCTACGTCACCCACGATCAGATCGAAGCTCTGTCCCTGGCAGACCGGATCGCGGTGATGAATGCCGGAAAAATCGTCCAGGTGGAGCGGACCCCGGAGATCTGCCGACGCCCGGGGCATGTGTTCGTCGCCGGCTTCCTCGGGTCGCCCCCCATGAACCTCTTCCAGGGACGCTTTAAATCCCATGGGGAGCGAACGTATTTTGAGCACGACGACTTTTCCCTCAACCTGTCGGCGGCCTGGGATCACGCATCAATGCCGACCGGCTGGATTGTTCTGGGAGCGCCCCCGGAAAGCCTGCGGCTTGTTCCTCCAGGAACCGGGGATGTTCCAGGCGTCATTTCCCGGGTGGAGCCGAGAGGACCGGAAAGAGTGGTCACGGTTGCGGTTGGCGGGCAAGCCGTCAATCTCCTCACCCGTGCCGCCGGGCCACAGCCGCTGGTCGGGGACTCCGTCGGCATCGCCTTTGATCCCGAGGTGTTTCACGTTTTCGACGCGGACTCGAATCTACGAACTGATCTTACCGAAACAAAGGTGGAACATGGCGAACCAGCATACTGA
- a CDS encoding ABC transporter ATP-binding protein, whose product MANQHTDTACEPSLEVRGLRKDFGKTTALRDVSFTVPKNSLTVILGAAGAGKTTTLRIIAGLDEPTSGSVFINGRDVGGWEPKDRDVAMMFDNLALYPNKSGYLNIASPLLIQGVPEDEVRKKVLEVAETLHIGRILDRLPGTMSGGEKQRIALGRALIREPAIFLLDEPLSSLDAKLRVELRTELRRLQKESGQTFLLATPDYHEALAIADTVIMLQSGKVVQCDSPQALYDRPAHRLTSEFIGSPLINILQGRIFPDESNILEFFGFRMPLTPSMSSTLAAIPDGFDIGLRPENISITTPSATTSQGKLIDVEPLGSRSVLTIHNDFGEVRLLVPAKDLQESKIGSTLAVKVDQPEQILYFDRTTGQSIGMETNPDDAKPRP is encoded by the coding sequence ATGGCGAACCAGCATACTGACACAGCTTGTGAACCGTCCCTGGAAGTCCGCGGTCTGCGAAAGGACTTCGGCAAGACGACGGCCCTGCGGGACGTCTCCTTCACCGTTCCCAAGAATTCCTTAACCGTGATCCTCGGTGCGGCCGGAGCGGGGAAGACGACGACCTTGCGGATCATTGCCGGACTGGATGAACCGACGTCAGGCTCCGTGTTCATCAACGGACGCGATGTCGGGGGGTGGGAACCGAAAGACCGCGACGTGGCCATGATGTTCGACAACCTGGCCCTGTACCCGAATAAAAGCGGATATTTAAACATCGCCAGCCCTTTACTGATCCAAGGCGTCCCTGAAGACGAAGTCAGAAAGAAAGTCCTGGAAGTCGCGGAGACGCTCCATATCGGACGGATTCTCGACCGCCTCCCAGGGACCATGAGCGGCGGTGAAAAACAACGGATCGCCCTCGGCCGGGCATTGATAAGGGAACCTGCCATTTTTTTACTTGATGAACCGCTGTCCAGTCTCGACGCCAAACTTCGGGTCGAACTCCGCACCGAGCTGCGCAGACTCCAGAAAGAGTCCGGACAAACGTTTCTTCTGGCCACCCCGGATTACCATGAAGCATTGGCCATAGCGGACACGGTAATCATGCTTCAGTCCGGAAAGGTCGTCCAGTGCGACTCTCCGCAAGCACTCTATGACCGTCCGGCGCATCGCCTGACGTCCGAATTTATCGGCTCGCCGCTGATCAACATCCTCCAGGGCCGAATTTTTCCGGACGAGTCCAACATTCTTGAATTTTTCGGATTTAGAATGCCATTGACTCCATCAATGTCCTCCACCCTCGCCGCGATCCCGGATGGATTCGACATCGGCCTGCGCCCCGAAAATATTTCCATCACGACGCCGTCCGCGACGACTTCCCAAGGAAAATTGATCGACGTCGAACCCCTCGGATCGCGATCCGTCCTAACAATACACAATGATTTCGGCGAAGTTCGACTGCTCGTGCCCGCCAAGGACTTGCAGGAGTCGAAAATTGGAAGCACGCTGGCCGTCAAGGTCGATCAGCCGGAGCAGATATTGTATTTCGACCGGACAACGGGCCAAAGTATAGGAATGGAGACGAATCCAGACGACGCAAAGCCACGTCCATGA